The DNA sequence CAATACTTTTTAGGTCAAGATAGTTTCCTGGTTCATCCATAAGCAAAATATTATATTTTCCTAAAAGCATTTTGGATAAAAGCAGTTTGATGATTTCACCTCCCGATAAGTCGGATAAGTTTTTTTGAATATCATTCGCTCCGATCCCCATTGAAGCCAATACTGCACGAATTTCCGCAACTGTGTACTCGCACTCTTCCTGCATAAAGGAGAGCACAGATTTATGCGTGTTAAATTTATATCCTGTTTGTGTAAAGTAGCCAATTTCAGCTTTTGGAGATATGGTTAATCCATCAGCACGTTCTGATATCATTTTTAACAAGGACGTTTTCCCTGTTCCATTCGATCCAGTTATAGCGACTTTAGCGCCAAGCGGTATTATAAAGTTAGCGTCATCAAAGATAGTACGGCTACCAAATTTTAAGCTCAGACCATCTGCCGTAATCGGGAACTTATTGTGCAGTTCTAGGGCTGAACTTTGACGAAAACGAATAGAACGCAAATGCTCTGGTGCTTGAATATCTTCTAATGCAGCCAAACGCTTTTCCATACTCTTAGCTGCCTGATACAGTTTTCTTTGCTTGGTGCCAGTCATTTTTGCATGCCCAAGTCGTCCAGCACTTTCGGTAGAGTTTTTGGATTTTTCTCCTTTTTTCTTATTGTCTAATCGATTAGCTTGCTGGCGTTTTTCTTGCACAGCAGATTCTAATCGCTCCCGTTCCTTCATCATCAGCTCATATTCTACGGCTTGGTGTTGTCGCTCTTCTTCTTTTTGACGCAAGTAATCCGAGTAACCACCCCAATATTCCGTAATTTTACCGTCTTTTAACTCCCATATCTTGTCTACAACCATATCAAGAAAATATCGGTCATGACTGATAACAAGTAATGCTCCATCAAATGCTTTAAGTTGACCAATAAGTAGATCTATTCCATTGAGATCAAGGTGGCTGGTTGGTTCATCCGCTAGAATGCCATGTACTTGTTGGGAAAATGCGGCAGCAATTTTTGCACGAGTTTCCTCTCCGCCACTCATTGTGTCGTTTTGTACATTGGAAACACCAAGGCGAGATAACATTGCCCGGTCTTCGACCGTTTCTATTTCGATTCCGCCCAGTTGGCTGATATGTGCAAAATCACCAAAACGCTGTAATGTCGCTTCGGCTAAAACAATTTCGCCATTAAGTACTTTGAGTAAACTACTCTTTCCTGCTCCGTTATCACCCACAAGACCAATACGGTCATAAGAGTGAATTTCCAATTCATCAATATCCAAAACATCACGCCCAGCATAATCCAAGCGTATGTTTCTCGCTTTAATAATTAAACTCATTTTTATTTACTCCTGTTTAGCTCTTGAAATTTTTTATGCAGCAAACAGGATTTAGGTGAAAACAAAAGCTAGCATCACAGTGTCCTCCCAAAAAAAAAGCTATTCATCCACAGGGTGGACAAATAGCTAGTCAATTAAGTTATAACTGGAAACTATGCACTAAAAGCATACTTATAAATTAAGCATACTTTTACTTTATATATCCGCATATATTCTTAAAGACACAACAAAAGCCCACCATTATAAAATAGTGTCACTATGCAAATAGTTGTGTCTTAACGAATGCGGATAGAATGCATAAACTTACCTAAAAAATAAAATTCAGTTTTATGATAACTTTACTGTTAAAAGAAGTCTAGACAACCTTGTTTTATGCTTGGATATAAGGCTTATTTTAGGCACTGTTGCAAAGTTAGCGATGAGGCAGCCTTTTGTCTTATTCAAAGGCCTTACATTTCAAAAACTCTGCTTACCAGGCGCATTTCGCCCAGGGGATCACCATAATAAAATGCTGAGGCCTGGCCTTTGCGTAGTGCACGCATCACCTCAATACCTTTGATGGTGGCGTAAGCCGTCTTCATGGATTTAAA is a window from the Comamonas testosteroni genome containing:
- the msr(E) gene encoding ABC-F type ribosomal protection protein Msr(E), with protein sequence MSLIIKARNIRLDYAGRDVLDIDELEIHSYDRIGLVGDNGAGKSSLLKVLNGEIVLAEATLQRFGDFAHISQLGGIEIETVEDRAMLSRLGVSNVQNDTMSGGEETRAKIAAAFSQQVHGILADEPTSHLDLNGIDLLIGQLKAFDGALLVISHDRYFLDMVVDKIWELKDGKITEYWGGYSDYLRQKEEERQHQAVEYELMMKERERLESAVQEKRQQANRLDNKKKGEKSKNSTESAGRLGHAKMTGTKQRKLYQAAKSMEKRLAALEDIQAPEHLRSIRFRQSSALELHNKFPITADGLSLKFGSRTIFDDANFIIPLGAKVAITGSNGTGKTSLLKMISERADGLTISPKAEIGYFTQTGYKFNTHKSVLSFMQEECEYTVAEIRAVLASMGIGANDIQKNLSDLSGGEIIKLLLSKMLLGKYNILLMDEPGNYLDLKSIAALETMMKSYAGTIIFVSHDKQLVDNIADIIYEIKDHKIIKTFERDC